A window of Canis lupus baileyi chromosome 3, mCanLup2.hap1, whole genome shotgun sequence genomic DNA:
AAGACGTCAGTGATAGTGAAAGGAAAAGCAGCTCTGCCGAGTCCTCATCAGGTAACCACCGGCTCTGCTGCCACACGGGGAGGGCCCACCACCCCCTGCCATGCACTTCcagctgttttcttcctgaagCGGAGTCGGGGTCGGgttcagaggaggaggaggaggaagaagaggaggaggaagaggaggaagaggaggaggggagcagcAGTGAAGaatcagaggaggaggaggaagaggaagaggagacaggAAGCAACTCCGAGGATGCGTCTGGGCAGTCGGCTGGTGAGGAGGGCACAGGGCACCATGGTTTCATTTGGTGTTTAGAAACGAGAGAAATCATTTGAactcttgatttaaaaatatttccaaacagaaaatcCTATGGTATCTGGGACTCACATGAGACTCTAAAATTGATTATTTACAGTGGTTCTTGCTTTCCATTAGCTGAAGGAGATCCTGTTTGTGCCTCTAGAGGTTCTGGAGAGCCCTAGAAAGAGGCAGAACCCAAACTTGTGTGGTGCGGGGGCCTTGCAGGTCTGAGCAGACGTCCTCTCTGTCTTACAGAGGAAGTGAGTGAGGACGAGATGAGTGAGGACGGGGAGCGGGAGAGCGAGAACCACGTCCTTGTTGGTGAGCGGCATCCCTGTTGGATGGTCCTTCCCTCCACTGCCCCTTGGCACTGCAGCCCTTTCTGAAGCAAGTAGATCACCGTCTTGTGTGCGTAGCCTGACCAAGAGACATAAGCAGCCAACTCCCTGAGAGATGCGCTTGTGACTGTGGAGGGCCAGCATCCCTTCCTGGGGCCATACTGAGCATTGTCCGGAGTGTCACCATGGCTTAGATGTGGCAGGGAGGTGCCCTCAGGCCCTGAGACAAGTCCTGGGTGTGCTGCCTCTGAGCACAGTCAGCACCTCCTGGTGCTCACAGCTGAGCTGGTAAACCCCAAGACCCCAGCGCCCTCTGTCCAGGATGGTGGGATACGCAGCCCGTATACAGCATCCACATGCCCTCACTgttccccctgccccagggcaggagaggggTGATGACGATGCTTGTTCCTGGTTCCATAATTGGGTTTAATTTTTGAAGTTCCAGAGTCCCGATTTGATCGAGACTCCGGTGACagtgaggaaggggaggaagaagccGGTGAGGGCACTCCACAGAGCAGTGCCCTGACTGAAGGAGACTTCGTGCCCGACTCTCCTGCCTTGTCACCCATTGAACTCAAACAGGAGCTGCCCAAGTACCTCCCTGCCCTGCAGGTCAGACGTCCTCCCCACCCCGGGGTTATTTCAGCTTTGCTGATTGTGGACAAGGCCGGTAGCTAAGAACACATGGGGGGGGCCCCTGGTGGGTATCTGCCACCAGGGTCATACATGCAGCCAGGGAAGCCAGGGCTTTGGAGATGGGGTGCTGTGGGTGCTACTGCCCTCAGTGTTCTCTTATTGTGGGGCCTGCAGGCCAGGCCTGGCTCAGAAGGATGGGTCCTTCTGAGGTTTTGTTCATGTTGGTTTTATCTCTTAAGAAGCATATCCTCACTGAAGAAACTGGAGAGGAGGGCTACTCCTGGCACCACCCCCAGATTCCAGGCAGGGTTTACTGCATGTGTAAGTACGGCTGCAGCTGCTGCATCCTCACAACCTGCTGCTTTCCAGGGCTGTCGAAGTGTGGAGGAATTCCAGTGCCTGAACAGGATCGAAGAAGGCACTTATGGGGTAGTGTACAGAGCAAAGGACAAGAAGACAGGTGTGTACAGTGTTGGGGTGTCCCCcgaggggggaaggggagatgTGGCACAGAGAACCTATCCTCAGGCAGGAAGGAGTTTCTTCTGAGGAACATTGTCCATGGGTGTACCCACTGCAATTTCTCGGGCCCAACCTGTCATGTTTACTGTGCACAGCGTCTCCGAGGCCATCTGCAGGCACTGCGACAGAGGCAGGGTGTCCTGCTGGAGCCACAGCCAGTTTGCAGGTACTGAGATCCAGGCGTGGCTGTCCTGGCCTTTGGCACCCTCGGTGTCAAGGTCCTTGAACACAGTTCCAATTCTCCTGGGAGTCCTCCCTCCCCAGATGCCTGGGTATGGACTCATCTTACCTGTGAGCGCCAGCTAATGACTCGTGGGCCCATGAGCAGTTGACTTGTTGGTGCCTGTGGAGTCCAGAGGTCAGCCAGACCATGAGGCTCTGCACTTGCTTGGTTGTGACAGCAGGTACTTCGGCCCCATAGCAGAGTATGGAGTCTGGTGAGCGGTAGCACCTGAGCAGGTGTGTGAGCCATGGACCGGAAGTTTCCCCAGCACCCGAAGCTGGGTATTGGAAACTCAGGGAAGCCACCTAAGACCCTGGTGGATGTTTCTGTGTTGAAATGTTGAGGTTTGCTGAGTCTCATTGCAAATCacagagagaaatgggaaaattctCAGCTATTTTGGACAAAAGCTGGTCTAGAAATAGGCCTAATGTTTCTGTTGGGCAACAGATTTGGGCTTTTTTATGTGGTGCTGATGTGATACGGGACTTTCCAATTAAAACAAGGCTTTTCAGTGCAAAACAAACGCTTCCCAGGTCCCAGCcaaatgtgtgtatgtaaaaGGTTTTCTCAGACTGTCTCTGAATCATTTTCAGATGAAATTGTGGCCTTGAAGCGGctgaagatggagaaggagaaagagggctTCCCGATCACATCTCTCAGAGAGATCAACACCATCCTGAAGGCGCAGCACCCCAATATCGTCACTGTCCGGGTATGGCAGCCCCCAAAATGTCCATGCCTTGATGCTCATCACATGGTCTAGTTCCCTACCGTCTCTGCATGCCCATGCCCCAGGAATCAACCACTGCATGGGTGGAGCCTGAGAGGAGCAGGGCACCCACAGACCGGCTTTCCTTCTCTAGGAAATTGTCGTGGGCAGCAATATGGACAAGATCTACATAGTGATGAACTACGTGGAACATGACCTCAAAAGCCTGATGGAGACCATGAAGCAGCCTTTCCTGCCAGGTGGGGCCCTCTGGCCAGTGTCTCCAACGAGAAACATCCCATGCTTGGGCTGCCCAAGCTGCAGGCCGTGTCCCTGACCTTGTAACTCTGACCTCCTCATGCTGTGCACGAGTGTTTGCGCATGTGAGGGccatgctgagctgggagcctccCCAGGATGGACACACCCCAAGAAGCCTGGTCGCTCCTGAGGTGGGTAGATAACCTGGGACTGACCCTTTGCTCTCTAGGGGAGGTGAAGACCCTGATGATCCAGCTGCTGCGTGGGGTGAAGCACTTACATGACAACTGGATCCTGCACCGGGACCTCAAGACATCCAACCTGCTGCTGAGCCACGCCGGCATCCTCAAGGTAATAGGGCTCACCCCATGGGGCCCCTGATGCCCGGGCCTCGGGGGCCTGCCCATAGCCCACCCTCCATCCTTGCAGGTTGGGGACTTTGGCCTGGCAAGGGAGTATGGGTCCCCTCTGAAGGCCTACACTCCAGTCGTGGTGACCCTGTGGTACCGTGCCCCAGAGCTGCTGCTGGGTGCCAAGGTGAGTGCCGGGGGCTGTGGGGGCCTAACCTGCGCTCACTGCCCCACCAGCCCTGAGTGTGCCCCCTGGCCTCCCAGGAGTACTCCACGGCTGTGGACATGTGGTCGGTGGGCTGCATCTTTGGGGAGCTGCTGACTCAGAAGCCACTATTCCCTGGGAAGTCGGAAATCGATCAGATCAACAAAGTGTTTAAGGTTTGTCTGTGGCTCCTACCTGCAGGGCATCCTGTGAGGTGTACGCAGGCACCCCAAACCAGATCCTTCCCTGCAGGCTGTGGCTGCTCTGAGacatctctctttgtctctctctcaggACCTGGGGACCCCCAGTGAGAAAATCTGGCCTGGCTACAATGACCTCCCCGCAGTCAAGAAGATGACCTTTACTGAATACCCCTATAATAATCTCCGCAAACGCTTTGGGGCCCTGCTCTCAGACCAGGGTTTCGATCTCATGAACAAGTGTGTAAACATGCAGGGCGTGCGCCCCCTATGCCCCAGCCCACGCCCACCCCTACCCCTGTGCCAAGTGTCAATTGCTCTTGTCCTCCCAGGTTCCTGACCTACTTCCCTGGGCGGAGAGTCAGTGCAGAGGATGGCCTCAAGCATGAGTACTTCCGAGAGACGCCCCTCCCCATCGACCCGTCGATGTTCCCCACGTGGCCCGCCAAGAGTGAGCAGCAAAGGGTGAAGCGTGGCACGAGCCCACGGCCGCCGGAAGGAGGCCTAGGCTACAGCCAGCTGGTGAGGGGCAGGGctagcagaggaggagggaaggtgtGGGGGTTCCCTGAGGCGGGGCTGGCCCAGCCGGGGCCCCACGGCACCACTTGCTCCCCAGGGCGACGACGACCTGAAGGAGACGGGTTTCCACCTCACGACCACAAACCAGGGGGCCTCAGCCGCGGGCCCTGGCTTCAGCCTCAAGTTCTGAGGTTCTGTACGgagcccaccccagccccatggGGGCCGCTCAGGAACACTCGGCGGGGGTCGGTGCTGGAGGCAGCATGCAGGTCCAGACCCAAGCCCTGCTTTGTGTGTACTCAGCTGCCACAGGCTGGGACGGCCCTGGATCTCCACCTCAAGTCTCAGACTGCCTGTTCTGTTTGCTTTTCCacgtttcatttttattttatcttggcTTGTAAATTTGTAGAATTAAATCACATTTTCCTTGTTGTGGAAGGAAAGGCTATATTTTTTCAGATGTGTCAGACTTGCCCTGCAAGGAGTGGGCGGGCATCAGTAGGTGGCCAGTGTGGACAGCATATCCCCGACACGCAGACTTGTATGCTGACCCCTGGGGGCTGTGGTGTGAGAATATAGCCTTGATTTGGAATGGAGCcgtggggtgggtgtgggggggatttttctacttttaatctTCACTCTCCTGCTTCACACCTTCCTGCCCCTCAGGGCATCCAcagacccaggcaccccagagccTGGTGTGTGAGCCCTTGGCCACAGTGAGTTTTGTACAAGATCATTAACGCATTTTAAGACCACAGTAAAATATTCCTGGAGGAAAGCTGTGGTATGTCCTTTTCAGCCCCTAGGGGACTGGTCCTTCACTCGTGCTGCCTGGAGGGGCCTCAGGCCCATGCTCTCTGGAAAAAGGatggtgggagggtgggaggaaggatgCCTCTGACCCATGTGTCCCGCCAGGTCTCCAGCTCCCAGTCTAGCTGGACAGGGTGTAGCTCTGGCAAAGGGGGCCACCTGCCCTTGCGGGGGCCTTCCACCTGCCCCTTGTATTGGCACTACCACAGATCCTGTCTGGGGCCCCACTCCTGGGCCTCACTTGCCCCaacccccatccctctccccccAGAGGCCTGCCCTTCACAGCCTTCCTGCCTCACCCATCCCTGAGCAAACCTACCACATACCCAGGCCCCCCGGGATCCTCGGGTTCAGCCTGCTCTCCCAAAGATGCTGTTCACATTTGGGTGTCAGTTTACCCCATTTCTCCAGGACCAGCCAGGAAAAACCCTCTTGGCCTTGGCTTCTGAGGACTGCACCCACACCCCAGGCCACTGCAGGGAAGTCAGGAGTcctggccccaggctccccaCGTCAAGCTGAGCACAGGCTGAATGGCCCCACCCCACAGAGCCCAAAGCTGATCCCCCTCCCTTCCAAGAAAGGTTGCGCAGACTTCAGAGAATAAGTGCTTTATCAGCAGCCTCAGCCTGGCAGGACACTCAGCCCCGCACTCGGACTCGCCAGGAGTAGGTGCTGAGCACACGCTGCCGCCGGCGCACCACACACGTATACGTGCCCTCGTTGATGGCGTTGGCAATGATGCTCAGATGTGCTTCGCCCAGCGCCAGGTAGCCAGGGTAGGAGAACTCCAGGGGTTCCTGGTCCTTGTACCAGCTGCGAGGAGGGTAGGAGGGCTGGCCAGGGTCCTGagcccccactgccccccctcGGGGTCATGGGGCAGGGCCACTCACTACACTTTGCCTTTCTTGTGAAGGATCTTCTGGCCACATCGGAAGGTCACATTCCGACCCTCAGGCACCAGCCTGGTCTTGGTCCTGGGTGGTGGTGCAGTGGCGGCCACCGTGGGGAAGGGGAACTCTATTCGGTGTGGGGGAAGAGGGGTCAGAGGGGCCACATAGTGCCCTGCCTCTGACCAGACCCAAGCCAGGAATTGGGACCCAGCCTCACCATAGCAGAAGTCACAGCTGCTGGGGCAGAGCCTCTTCATGAGCCTCCGGCGGGTGTCACAAAATCCCCTCCGAGCCCAGGATGTGCACACGAACAGCCGGTCTAGGCAGCCTGCAGGAGGGCAACATGGCCTTAGGGCCGGCCTGCCAGCCCGCtggcctgcccacctgcccacagcACTCACCATAGAGTCGGTGCAGCCCCCACAGTTCATCCTGCGACAGGGTCTTCCAGCCACGCAGAGTGGCATTAAGGTGCATGAGCGCCCGGCCATGCTGTGAGTGCATCAGGCCCAGCGCATGGCCAATCTCATGGGCCGCCACGTGCACCAGGTCAGTGAGCCAAACGCCTGCAGGTCCCGTGGGTCAGGCCCTCGAACCCTGGCCCAGCTCTCCCAGCTTTGCCCACCAGCCTCACTTGCCATGGCCACATCTGCAGTGTGGCCACAGAGCCTCCCTCAGCACAGCCATGGGAAGATAAGAATGTTCCAGGCCAGCAGAGGCAGTGAGCTCGGCCCCCAGGAATGTAACTCCAGCTCCCTCTCCAgcagcagggggcgggggtggggggtggttcgGGGCTCCTGGAACCCAGGCCTATGGCCTCCTCCCAGcctcttcttcctgcctcctCAACCCCAAATCGCAGCCACCACCCCCAAAGCCCTCCTGCTCTGCCCACCGAGGTGCAGAGGGCCCCACAGGAGGCCAGGCCATCACCTTTCTTCCAGCTGTAGCGTGTGGGACCCAGGACCCAGTATTCGCTGTCATCAAAGTGGATGCCGCCGTGCGGGGGAAAGAAGGCGTGAGCCAGCTCGCCTGTTGGGCCATCGAAGCAGTGGTGCAGCGCGGAGACCAGGCAGTCCGTATGGTTGACCGGGTAGAAGCCTGGGGGAGCACAGGGCTGAGAGGGGGCCACAGGgccaggtgggggcgggggcacggCGCCCACCTATGCGCAGGTCGCTGGGCTGCTCAGGGGCCACCTCTCGGAAGCTGAAGGGGGACACGTCACTCCACATGCGAAAGGCAGTGGCCAGGCCCCGCCGGGTCTCACTGGGGCTCAGCAGGTTCCGTGGGAAGGAGAGGATCCTGGGATGGGGGTCAAGGTCAGGGGTGGCGGCCAGGCTGGGCAAGTTCCCTCAGCCCCACCATCTGGGCCCCCGGTCACACCTGTAGGTGAGGTTGAAGTGGTCCCAGCGCAGCCTGGCTGGGGTCAGCGTGTAGCGGCGTCTGCGGGGTgcctggaggggcaggggacTGGGTCCTGGGGTGGCGAAGACACCCACAGGGTAGGGTGCGGCGAGGTCTCCCTTCAAGGAAAGCGAGTACTCTTGGGGAGGAAGTAGGGATCATCCCCACATCTGAAAACACTCAgagaaagaactaaagaaaatggGGCGGGGTGCGTGGTTCAGGGACCTTTTTTGGTCTCTGCATTTTCAGGTTTTTCACCCGGCAACGGTGTTACTTTACAGCCTGGGTGGGGGGGAAGGTGACTGACCACAGGCGGGGTCCGAGTGGGTGGAGCCGGAGGCCTGATGCcggcttccccctcccccttccctccccccaaccaGGGACATGCAGGCTCCTGGACCCTCAGGCCGCTGGCCCCTCTGCCCATCCCCGGCTGCTCTCACCTGCGCTGCGCTGGCCCCCAGCCGGGCTGCAGGGGCCCCGGGCCGCGCCAGCAGCAGGAGCACCGGCAACAGGCACAGGGCGCCCAGCACAGCTCCCAGCCAGCGAGCCTGGGCTTGGGCCCCCGACGCTGCTGAGGACACGCAGGCCCCGAGGCCCATGGCGCCTGCGGACTCGCTGTCGGGGCCTAGAGCCCACTGGGGCTGGGCGGGGAGGCGCTGCAGTCGGCTCCGGTTACAGGGGTGGGTGCTGGGGGAGGCGCGCCCCTGAAGGGAACCAGCTGGCCGTCCCCGCCGTCAGGACAGCCCCGCCGCCTGCCTGGAGTGCGGACCCGGGGCCTGTGGGTCGGTGGCAGCAGCCTGGGCAGGGCCTGCTGGGCGGGGTCACTTGGGGAGGGGGGGACGAGGAGGGCCCAGCAGCAAGGAAAGGGACAGATGCCAGAGGCTCAGGCCCAGGGAAGGGTAGTCAGTTGGGGTCCTGAGAGAGCTCTTTTCCTGGATGGGGTGTCCCCCAGTCCCCCTACTCCTGAATGAGacctgggagtggagcctgcatTCTAGCCAACTTGGGACCTGTCCCCTGCCCTTGGAGCTGCCTGACCAGGTCTCTGAGAGGGGTGGGGATGAGGAGAGTGGAGTACTGGGCACTGGGCAGGGAAGAGGTCGGGGCGAGacgcgggggagggggcaggcggaATGGGGATGGTGCCAGGGAGGACCCAGATGCGGGAGCTGGCGGGAAGAGACCCCATGGGAGCTAGTGGGGAAGCTCATGGAGTGCGGCGGCTGTGGGAGCCAAGAACTGTTCCCCTGGCTGGGGCCAAGGTCTGGAACAGCCGGATGGGAAGGCGAGGAAACAGCGTCCTGAGGCCGGAAGCCTCCAGCCTCAAAGGGTTATTGGTGTGGGCCCCTCGGGGCTGGGGGACCTGGGATTGGGGACGCCTGGCCAGAGggacagggagcagagggagaggcagagggccaGACCAGCTGGGGGGCTTGGCTGTCCCCATTCTCCATCCAGGCCTGGCGCCCAGTGACAGCAGCACAGCGGGCCAGCGGGGTCAGTGCCAAGTTGCTGGCCGACAGCCCTGAGGCTCTGGGGGAGCATTCCGGGTGGTTCTTGGAAAGCGCCCTGCCAGCCAGAGCCCAGGCGAGAGCTGCGCCCCGCTCTCCAAGGCTAAATATTTGCCCCCACAGGAGGTCCTCCTGCCCTGTGTCTGCCTCCCACGCTCCATGGTCCCAAGACCCTAGGGGTCTCAGGCCGAAAACTAacacctcccccaactccctggGTCAGAGGCGACTGCACAGCCTgcccaggggaggaggaaggggcaggggtcGGAGGGagacacacacccccccccccccccgcccccgacagACACTGGGGTAATGGCCAAGCCTTGGCTTCCGGGGGACATCACGCTCCTGGGCGCCGTCCTTCCACGAACCCAGGCCAGGACGGTGGACGCTGGACACCGCTGGACGCGGGGGCCGGTCCAGAGCGCAGAGCCAGGGCAGCAGCGGACCTGCgccacccgcccccaccccgccccaggcaGGCAACAGACGTAAAAGTCCGAGAATCTTTTTATAAAACACGTGGTGGGGGCTTGCGAAGGCGACGGCGGGACGTGGCTCCGGAACGTGGCGGGGCGCGGCCGggagtgcgggggggggggggggggcacgggcTACACGAAGATCTGGATGCGGTCGCGGATGGGCTGGCGGCAGATGGGGCAGGCGCTGAGCGCGGCGCCGCAGGGTGCGCACGCGCCGTGGCCGCACTGGAACACGAGGCGGATGTGGCTGTCGATGCAGATGGGGCAGGTGATGCGCTCCTCCATCTGCCGGTAGCGACTCTGCAGCTCCTCCACCAGCTGCCGCGGCGGGCCGGACGCGGGGGTCGCGCTGGCCACCTCTGTGCCGTCTGCCGGGGGGATCGGGGtcaggggcggggcggcgggggcgggacgTGCGCACAGAAGCAGGCggggctgagccacccacctggTCGCAGCTTCTTGCCGATGACCACCTGGCATCTGATGCACTTCTTCATCCTGCGAGCGCActctgcggggggcgggggaggggagaggaagccGGAGCCCGGTTGGGCGGGCCCAAGGGGACCGGGGACatgccccccggccccccgcactCACCCTCGCACACAGTGCGGTGCTGGCACGGCGAGAACAGCACCAGCAGCGCCAGCTCCGAGCACACCAGGCACTCGGCGGCCTCGGGCCCCGACGGCGCAGCCACGTGCAGGTTCGTCACGGTGTTGGGGGTGCCAAGCACCAGCCTCGGGCCCGGGGCCGCACCCCCGCTGCCGCCCGCGTGCCTCTCCCTGCGGTTGGAGGAGGGGGCTTGAACGGGCCCGGGGCACCGgggcccgccccccaccccgccgggcTCACCGGAAGCGCTGCGCACAGCCCTGCAGGGCCTTGAGTACACGGCCCTCGGCGGCCAGGTCCAGCGGGCTGCGGCCGCGGTGGTTGGCGTAGCTCACGTCGGCGCCCTCCAGCGCCAGGAAGCATGCGACCGCCGCTCCCACCGTCAGCTCCCCGCTGCCCGGGAGGCCTGAGGCCTGGAGCTGGACGGCAGACACAGGCAGGCCGGTGAAGGCAGGCCCTGGGCATGCAGGAGCCTCTCCCAGCACCCGGCCCCTGGGGCTTCGGTGTGAGGCTGCTGGaacaggagggaggcaggtggccGGGCCAAGCGCCCAGCCAGGGAACTCCGGGGTAGGGGCAGAGTTCTGATggaccccaccctgccctgctgtgTGTGCCCTATCCCCTCTTCCCAAGCCGGCCAGGAGCACATCTTCTCAGGGAACCTGGGCCACTCTGCGGTGACTGAGGTCACAGAAAACATCTTTAGCAAACCGCAGTCCCCTGGACTCACCCACCCCCAAGAAGGCCTGGCTCCCTGGTCAGACACCCACAGTGGAGGTGGCCAGTCCCTCAGGCCCCACTTCTGGCCTGCAGCCAGGCTCTCTGGCCCACCTCTTCAGTACCCAGATCCACACTTCCTCACCCTGGACAGCAGCTGCAAGGGCCCTGGGTCCCCCCCGGCCCCATCTGCTGCCAGGGGCAGCAGCTGATGACGCTGCAGGGCCACGTGCAAGGCTGTGTCCCCTTCCTCATCCTCGGCGTTGACACTGCAGCCCGCGTCCACTAGCAGCGGCACCAGCCCCACATGAGCCTGCTGCACGGCCAGGTGCAGGGGGGACTGGAGCTTACGGTTGCGAACGTTCACATCACAGCGGCCCTGAGAAGAGGTAAAGGCTCAGCCCAGGGACCCCAGGTCAGCCCTGGCCCCCGAGGCCCTGTGCTGGTCCACACCTCTCGGATCAGAATCTGGGCCACTTCCCGGTGGTTGTTGAGGGCAGCCAGGTGTAAGGCTGTGAAGCCATCCTCCTTCTTGGCGTCCACCAGCTGTCGTGCCCGAGCTAGAATCCTCCTGACAGCTCTGTGGGAGCAGGGAGACATGTCTGGGGTCCGGAATGGCCTCAGTGTCCCAGCAGCACCACGGGAGCTTGGCCACCAGCTGCACCCACCCCACACTCACAGCGTGTGGCCCTTGAGGGATGCGTGATGCAGCAGGGTGAAGCCCTGGCTGTTAGTGGCCGTGACATCAACACCTGGCACCTCAGTGAGGACCTCCACGATGCCGCTGGCGCCGGCGCCCGCCGAGATGGCACAGTGCAGAGGTGTGTCCGCGTGTGCATCCTGCCGGCAGTGGTCAACGGTCACCCAGCAGGAAGGTAAATGCCACTGTATCGTTGGGCCCAGGGGTACAGCCAAAGGACTCCGCACTTACAGGCAGGTTGACGTCACAGCCACGTTCACAGAGGACCTtcaccacctccaggaagcccctCTGCACAGCCACATGCAGTGCTGCGCTCCGGGTGCTGTTAAGAGCATTGGCCCCACACCCGGAGCTCAGGAGCAACCGGGCAGCCTCAGGCTGGTTCCTGacagaagaggaagcaggagggTCCTGTGCCTACTGGCTGGacctgcaccccagcccccaccgtGTCCCTGCCAGGGCCTCACCCCAAGGCTGCATAGTGCAGCGCCGTATTGCCCTCATCATCTGCCAGGTCCATGCCCGCTCGTGCCTGCAGCAGCAGCCGCACCAGCTCCACCTGGCCTAGGTAGGCGGCCACCTGCAGAGCGGTCCTGCCCTGGTTCTTGGTGTCCACCTACCAGGAGAGCCAGCAGGTCAgtccccagccctccagcccatCCTTGGGGCAGGCCAGTGGAAGGGAGGATGGCAGGTAGGGCGAGTGTCAGGGCCTTGCCTGCTCTGGGTGCCGCCTCAGCTGGTCCAGAGCCCCAGCCATACTGCCC
This region includes:
- the MIB2 gene encoding E3 ubiquitin-protein ligase MIB2 isoform X4, which translates into the protein MDPDPQAGVQVGMRVVRGVDWKWGQQDGGEGGVGTVVELGRHGSPSTPDRTVVVQWDHGTRTNYRAGYQGAHDLLLYDNAQIGVRHPNIICDCCKKHGLRGMRWKCRVCFDYDLCTQCYMHNKHDLTHAFERYETAHSRPVTLSPRQGLPRIPLRGIFQGAKVVRGPDWEWGSQDGGEGKLGRVVDIRGWDVETGRSVASVTWADGTTNVYRVGHKGKVDLKCVNEAAGGFYYKEHLPKLGKPAELQRRVSADSQPFQHGDKVKCLLDTDILREMQEGHGGWNPRMAETGTVHRITDRGDVRVQFGRETRWTFHPGALTKHNAFWVGDVVRVIDDLDTVKRLQAGHGEWTDDMAPALGRIGKVVKVFRDGNLRVAVGGQLWTFSPSCLVAYRPEEDANLDVAERARENKSFLSVALEKLRAQKSDLEHPGRLVVEVALGSMAGALDQLRRHPEQVDTKNQGRTALQVAAYLGQVELVRLLLQARAGMDLADDEGNTALHYAALGNQPEAARLLLSSGCGANALNSTRSAALHVAVQRGFLEVVKVLCERGCDVNLPDAHADTPLHCAISAGAGASGIVEVLTEVPGVDVTATNSQGFTLLHHASLKGHTLAVRRILARARQLVDAKKEDGFTALHLAALNNHREVAQILIREGRCDVNVRNRKLQSPLHLAVQQAHVGLVPLLVDAGCSVNAEDEEGDTALHVALQRHQLLPLAADGAGGDPGPLQLLSRLQASGLPGSGELTVGAAVACFLALEGADVSYANHRGRSPLDLAAEGRVLKALQGCAQRFRERHAGGSGGAAPGPRLVLGTPNTVTNLHVAAPSGPEAAECLVCSELALLVLFSPCQHRTVCEECARRMKKCIRCQVVIGKKLRPDGTEVASATPASGPPRQLVEELQSRYRQMEERITCPICIDSHIRLVFQCGHGACAPCGAALSACPICRQPIRDRIQIFV
- the MIB2 gene encoding E3 ubiquitin-protein ligase MIB2 isoform X2, translating into MDPDPQAGVQVGMRVVRGVDWKWGQQDGGEGGVGTVVELGRHGSPSTPDRTVVVQWDHGTRTNYRAGYQGAHDLLLYDNAQIGVRHPNIICDCCKKHGLRGMRWKCRVCFDYDLCTQCYMHNKHDLTHAFERYETAHSRPVTLSPRQGLPRIPLRGIFQGAKVVRGPDWEWGSQDGGEGKLGRVVDIRGWDVETGRSVASVTWADGTTNVYRVGHKGKVDLKCVNEAAGGFYYKEHLPKLGKPAELQRRVSADSQPFQHGDKVKCLLDTDILREMQEGHGGWNPRMAEFIGQTGTVHRITDRGDVRVQFGRETRWTFHPGALTKHNAFWVGDVVRVIDDLDTVKRLQAGHGEWTDDMAPALGRIGKVVKVFRDGNLRVAVGGQLWTFSPSCLVAYRPEEDANLDVAERARENKSFLSVALEKLRAQKSDLEHPGRLVVEVALGSMAGALDQLRRHPEQVDTKNQGRTALQVAAYLGQVELVRLLLQARAGMDLADDEGNTALHYAALGNQPEAARLLLSSGCGANALNSTRSAALHVAVQRGFLEVVKVLCERGCDVNLPDAHADTPLHCAISAGAGASGIVEVLTEVPGVDVTATNSQGFTLLHHASLKGHTLAVRRILARARQLVDAKKEDGFTALHLAALNNHREVAQILIREGRCDVNVRNRKLQSPLHLAVQQAHVGLVPLLVDAGCSVNAEDEEGDTALHVALQRHQLLPLAADGAGGDPGPLQLLSRLQASGLPGSGELTVGAAVACFLALEGADVSYANHRGRSPLDLAAEGRVLKALQGCAQRFRERHAGGSGGAAPGPRLVLGTPNTVTNLHVAAPSGPEAAECLVCSELALLVLFSPCQHRTVCEECARRMKKCIRCQVVIGKKLRPDGTEVASATPASGPPRQLVEELQSRYRQMEERITCPICIDSHIRLVFQCGHGACAPCGAALSACPICRQPIRDRIQIFV
- the MIB2 gene encoding E3 ubiquitin-protein ligase MIB2 isoform X8, encoding MRWKCRVCFDYDLCTQCYMHNKHDLTHAFERYETAHSRPVTLSPRQGLPRIPLRGIFQGAKVVRGPDWEWGSQDGGEGKLGRVVDIRGWDVETGRSVASVTWADGTTNVYRVGHKGKVDLKCVNEAAGGFYYKEHLPKLGKPAELQRRVSADSQPFQHGDKVKCLLDTDILREMQEGHGGWNPRMAEFIGQTGTVHRITDRGDVRVQFGRETRWTFHPGALTKHNAFWVGDVVRVIDDLDTVKRLQAGHGEWTDDMAPALGRIGKVVKVFRDGNLRVAVGGQLWTFSPSCLVAYRPEEDANLDVAERARENKSFLSVALEKLRAQKSDLEHPGRLVVEVALGSMAGALDQLRRHPEQVDTKNQGRTALQVAAYLGQVELVRLLLQARAGMDLADDEGNTALHYAALGNQPEAARLLLSSGCGANALNSTRSAALHVAVQRGFLEVVKVLCERGCDVNLPDAHADTPLHCAISAGAGASGIVEVLTEVPGVDVTATNSQGFTLLHHASLKGHTLAVRRILARARQLVDAKKEDGFTALHLAALNNHREVAQILIREGRCDVNVRNRKLQSPLHLAVQQAHVGLVPLLVDAGCSVNAEDEEGDTALHVALQRHQLLPLAADGAGGDPGPLQLLSRLQASGLPGSGELTVGAAVACFLALEGADVSYANHRGRSPLDLAAEGRVLKALQGCAQRFRERHAGGSGGAAPGPRLVLGTPNTVTNLHVAAPSGPEAAECLVCSELALLVLFSPCQHRTVCEECARRMKKCIRCQVVIGKKLRPDGTEVASATPASGPPRQLVEELQSRYRQMEERITCPICIDSHIRLVFQCGHGACAPCGAALSACPICRQPIRDRIQIFV